The Henckelia pumila isolate YLH828 chromosome 2, ASM3356847v2, whole genome shotgun sequence genome includes a window with the following:
- the LOC140882938 gene encoding uncharacterized FCP1 homology domain-containing protein C1271.03c-like, producing MAEEKSQSSKLIKKLVNSDESSDDEKESAYSVDIGLPLDKLSLGPKKKLLVLCLGGLLVHRVHVRDRASVRGLRPDVVYGKFLVFKRPFCTDFLKFCFERFQVGLWSSARDHNIDGVLNDITGGARSKLMFVWSQEECTDSGFYCINKREKPLFLKNLKNLWEKKYITKGQYSSSNTLLIDDEPHTCLLNPPNTAIFPDPYKKHDTKDAVLGLNGELRKFLDGLADADDVPSYVKDHPIGQLAISPAHPDWKYYARIVDNFGKRGSSASTDAESSDDG from the exons ATGGCAGAGGAAAAATCCCAATCCTCGAAACTAATAAAGAAGTTGGTTAATTCCGATGAAAGTAGCGATGACGAAAAGGAATCTGCTTATTCCGTTGATATCGGCCTTCCCTTGGATAAACTGAGTCTCGGCCCGAAAAAAAAGCTTCTCGTGCTGTGTCTTGGCGGCCTTCTGGTGCACAGGGTTCACGTTAGGGATAGGGCCAGCGTTCGAGGGTTGCGGCCCGATGTGGTTTACGGCAAGTTTCTTG TTTTCAAGAGGCCTTTCTGCAccgacttcttgaaattttgcttTGAACGTTTCCAAGTTGGGCTATGGTCCTCTGCAAGAGA TCACAACATCGATGGTGTTCTGAACGATATTACTGGTGGTGCGAGAAGCAAATTAATGTTCGTTTGG AGTCAAGAAGAATGCACTGATTCTGGATTTTACTGCATAAACAAAAGAGAAAAGCCTCTGTTCCTGAAGAATCTCAAAAATCTGTGGGAGAAGAAATACATTACTAAAGGACAGTATTCATCCTCAAACACTTTGCTCATAGATGATGAGCCTCACACCTGTCTTCTGAATCCG CCGAACACGGCTATTTTCCCTGATCCTTACAAGAAACACGACACTAAAGATGCAGTTTTAG GTCTGAATGGCGAGTTGAGGAAGTTCTTAGATGGGCTTGCTGATGCAGATGATGTTCCTTCTTACGTGAAAGATCATCCGATCGGGCAGCTGGCAATATCGCCGGCACATCCCGATTGGAAATATTATGCGAGGATAGTCGATAACTTTGGTAAAAGAGGGTCAAGTGCTTCTACTGATGCTGAAAGTTCTGATGATGGGTAG